The Lentimicrobium sp. L6 nucleotide sequence CATATAACTGGCTTTACCGTATATGTTAAAGTCTGTCTTTAAGCCATTATTATCATACCACTGATGGCGAATATCTCCATTACTAGCATATTGTGACCAAATGACTTGTCCATAATGGTCTCCATCATATTGGTTCCATCCAGCTCCTATATTGGCTTCCAATTTTCTGTCTTGGTAGTTTAAACTCAAATTGGCTCCATAATAATGATTATCCAACCATTTTCTTTGGATTAGGTCGGTTCTTGTGATGGTATCGCCGCCAATAACTACATCGTCTAATAAATAGTCCTCAAATTTTCTACCCTCTTTAGATTGCTCGTAAAACCCCTTTCCTCTGGTATAGAAAGCGGTAGCATTAAAGCCTAGTTTATCAGTAAAAGAGTGAGTATAATGTAATTGATAATAATCTTGTTGATAATCATCAACTTCATTATCATAGGTATAAGGATTATAGGTTCTGTTGGTGTCTAGGGAAGCTTTTGGCATTCCTCCCCAAGCTTGATAAGTAACTTCTTTACCAGTTAGAATCATAAATTTAAGCACATCTTTTTCTCCATAGTATCCTCCAGAGAAATATAAAGATTTTAAATCGGCAGAAGCACGGTCAATATAACCATCAGAATGAACTTTTGATAAACGACCATCAAATGCTAAATTGTTTTTTAATAAACCGGTTCCAAAACTCACTGTGTTTTTCATGGAATTATAAGAGCCAATACGACCATCATATTTAGCATAAGGCTGATCGTTTAGAGTGGTCGTTTGCATATTGATACTGGCACCAAAAGCCCCAGCTCCATTAGTAGACGTTCCAACCCCACGCTGAATTTGTATATTATCTAATGAAGAAGCCAAATCTGGAAGATCCACGAAATAAACAGAATGACTTTCTGCATCATTCATAGGAACACCATTCATGGTGATATTAATACGAGTCATGTCCGAACCACGAATTCTGAAGCCAGAATAGCCAATACCATTACCAGCATCTGATGTAGCCACTAGAGATGGACTGTTGTTAAGAATGAATGGCAAATCTTGACCATTGTTTCTGTTGTTAATTTCGGCTTTGTTTAAATTTTGAAAAGCAGAAGGAGCATTATCACTAACTCTATTAGCAAAGACAACTACTTCTTCACCCACCAAGCCTTCTTTTAGATTTACTGAAATATGAGAATCATCAGCAAGCTCTAAAGTTTCTTTATAGGTTTGATAACCCACAAAGCTAACTTTAACCTCATAAGTTCCTGTTGCGATATTGTTAAAAGCAAAGGCACCTCTATTATCGGTCACCATCTGAAAACTCTGGATTCCATTAATTTGAATGTGTGCACCAACTAAAGGTGCGCCTGATTCATCATCAGCCACTTGGCCACTCATTTTAATTTGAGAAAATAAAACCATTGGAGCAA carries:
- a CDS encoding TonB-dependent receptor gives rise to the protein MFKQLLVILGIIAPMVLFSQIKMSGQVADDESGAPLVGAHIQINGIQSFQMVTDNRGAFAFNNIATGTYEVKVSFVGYQTYKETLELADDSHISVNLKEGLVGEEVVVFANRVSDNAPSAFQNLNKAEINNRNNGQDLPFILNNSPSLVATSDAGNGIGYSGFRIRGSDMTRINITMNGVPMNDAESHSVYFVDLPDLASSLDNIQIQRGVGTSTNGAGAFGASINMQTTTLNDQPYAKYDGRIGSYNSMKNTVSFGTGLLKNNLAFDGRLSKVHSDGYIDRASADLKSLYFSGGYYGEKDVLKFMILTGKEVTYQAWGGMPKASLDTNRTYNPYTYDNEVDDYQQDYYQLHYTHSFTDKLGFNATAFYTRGKGFYEQSKEGRKFEDYLLDDVVIGGDTITRTDLIQRKWLDNHYYGANLSLNYQDRKLEANIGAGWNQYDGDHYGQVIWSQYASNGDIRHQWYDNNGLKTDFNIYGKASYMITPSLSAFGDLQYRHIDYKIKGTHDDLRDISQNHDFNFINPKVGITGHIGNLMKVYGSFAIANREPSRSNYKDADEGYNP